The segment tgtgtgtacacatgaagggggttaagtcactagcaggtctgcacaaagttgacctgggagatcgaaaaaatctccactcttaacccaccagacggcagcgaccgggattcgaactcacgacctcccgattaggagacagacgtcttaccaccatgccactgcgcccgtccgaCATTATGGTCAAAATATATGAAAGACAGCATGtgaaaagagggggggggggggggggtctcgaAGTTTAAAGgtcgggttccactgtagttggGTGACAACAAGGTcaaggggggtggggagaggcTGTGTGACTGCTGTGCCTTGCAGTGTGTGCTATTGTTCTCTGCATCAGCTGTCACCACTGTTTCAAATCTGATGTTTGCTCAGCTGATAAGGGTTAACACCAATGCTACAAGTGGCAGACTAATAAGTTCTGTGGGACAATAAGCATTGTGGCAGAGTATACAGTTTTCCATAGCTGTTCTCCTACTCCTAGTCCTTTTGCAGAAGATTTATGACTATCCTGGGGGCAGCccttgtggttttttttaattcctttgAGGTATTATTATTAGTTTCTATTACTGTTATCAACCTTTACAAAATGTAAAAGTCTAAAACATCAGAAGTATACTGCTGGTGCTAATAAGTACATGTAATATTTACTGGAACAGGTTGTTCATGTCAAAATTAAGTTGACAGCTGTTTTAAACCTATCGGAATTGAGTTTTAACTGAACTGttacagtgtttgtgttgtagaCTTATACTTAGTTTGAGTGGATACAGTTATTAGTACTATAGTATAGTATTAGTAGTGTTAATTTGTACCGTTACTGTGGTTGGTAACAGTTACACTAATATAGTTAATGTAGTAACAACTAACACTGCTATCAGTATCACTATCAGCATCCAGTCAAAgtcagtgatgtacatttttctagcagcctttaggacaattgtcctgaagactgaaaatcaataggacacagtgtcctgagattgcaatttcaataggacaataacacgactcgtaaaaccgcatttaaacagatttttcagtttaaattctTCCACCTTCCGCGACTGTCATGACTAGATATACTCATAGGattgaatcacatttcaaagttaTTTGAACAGTTGTCGGTTTTTTTTCACTGCCCATCTGTCGACAATGGTTTTCAGGTAGGCATCTGACCGTTCTGCGGGCCCCTCAAGTTTTGCTTTCAGGATCATGTCCTGGGTTTTGACACACAATCGGTTTCTTCGAGCCATACACACCAAGTTCTGTGCACTGAATCCTCTCTcaacgatttattgctgagccaatgaatgcactcgaggcaccatatgggttcggttttctttttttcttcttgatccaacttgaggagaaattaattcaaagaatcagatcccatatggtgcctcgttcactcaacaaactggtcacacgcagtgcatactttcgcttggcaaaaccgaaaccagctttcctcacgcagtgtttactttcgcttggcaaaaccgaaacaagctttcctcttgaaaattgaacagtccgcatgtccgcttcattgtcaaaaacgatcggacccttgaccacttcttctgtaggttaatcggacctgtgtcctgctggggttaaagctataggtcctggggaaattggatcggtcagagaccggagaccgactaaaatgtacatcactgcaaAGTTCTACTGGAGGACCCATTTTGTGGGAGCTGTTCTCGCTGATTTCTAGATGATACAAGTTTACATAGTAGGCTAGTGTGATCACTCGATTCACTGTATTAAGTGTATACCCCCAGCATGATGACAGAGAGGGAAAGGGCATTTGCACTGCCAAGGTGTAGTTGTTCACACTTACAGGCCGAGTAGTGAAGACTTGAAGAGATCTCTTCCCCCTGAGGCCAGGGACCATTGTTCTGACAGGGATGGCTCTAGTGATGGATTAGCTAGCTGAGGTGAAGTCATCTTGTGAATCCAGGACTTGATGGTTTCACTGCAGGGATCAGTGGAGATGATTTATGTACTCTGTACTGTAGTATGCTGTTTTAAGTGATCCTAATACAATAGGGGTGGTGTTGTCAAAGATCAGAAATCTTGTGTTACTATGAGGTTCGAAACTTATGAAAGATGGTTCATTTGGTGTTATCCTCTGTTGAGATGATTCAGATTTGTTAAAAATGGAAGATCAAAGATCAATTCTCTGTTTTAGTACATTGTAATTTGTTATTCTTTgttgttaataataataatgcaaacttttatagcgctattctagaaaattgtctactcttagcgctttacaatacatacatcgaccaagcatactatacacgcacaggcaaagaaaccgaccaaacataaccaacaaactatacatgcacaggcaaagaaaacgaccaaacatacaatacacgcacaggcaaaaataacgaccaaacataaacaaacatactataaccaaacataaccaacatactatacgcgcgcaggcaaagagaacaatcggCACATATAATGATTACTGAcatctaataatgcaggcatacagtgacaatccaatacacagcctaagcacaagaaccacagtaggcttctatataaaaacgtgtcaacaatacTATGTTACTTATTCTTAGTGAAAATGTGCAACTGAAATCCACCCTCCTTCAATGGTAAAAAGAATTGCTGAAAATATGATGAATAGTTATAGAAATTTacacacatttttttctaaAGCTCAGTAGAGCTGAGCGTGGTCCCAGCAACGCTTCTCTTTGACTGTTCATGCATGCACCAATGCATACACTGAAAATACACACAAGCGTAGTGGAACCTCCATTTTTAGACCAAACCTACACAAATTTGATAAAATCCGGTCTTGGAAAGAAGGGAGTCCTATGATGGACATAAATGTACAgtacttcttctttcttcttctgcgttcgtgggctgaaactcccacgtacacttgtgttttttgcacgagtggaattttaggtgtatgaccgtgttttaccccgccattttggcagccatacgccgttttcggaggaagcatgctgggtattttcgtgtttctataacccaccgaactctgacatggattacaggatctttttcgtgcgcacttggtcttgtgcttgcgtgtacacacgggggtgttcggacaccgaggagagtctgcacagaaagttgactctgagaaataaatctctcgccgaacgtggggacgaactcacgctgacagcggccaactggatacaaatccagcgcgctaccgactgagctacatccccgcccaatgtACAGTACAATGGTTGTCATATTATGAACTGAACATTTGAAAAAGCTTAGGCTCAAAGGTCGGAGGTTTAAGAGGGCTTCCAGTTCCATTGTATACTTTCTGATACTTATCACACATACTTTTGATTGCAGTTCTCAGTATTCGCAACACACAAGAGGAGGAGCCCCCAGACCCGCAGCTGATGCGATTGGACAACATGCTGATCGCGGAGGGCGTGGCTGGGCCTGAGAAAGGGGGCGGGTCTTCGGCGGCTGCTAGCGCCACTGCCGCAGCGTCCGGAGGCCAGCCTGAAAGTGCCATAGAACACTCAGACTATCGAGCCAAGCTGGCTCAAATCAGACAGATCTACCACACAGAGCTGGAAAAATATGAACAGGTGAGTTGACAGTCTTTACACAAGAATGAGAATGATAAAATAATGGTTGAACCAAAGATGTGTGTATGCAGCAAATTCAGAAGCTGAAGTGTAAAAATTGAAGCTGGATTTTGAGATCTTGAAGTTCTTCTTCCCATCTATTATTGCAtacatgcactattttgaatACCTCAGGTCGGTCAGTGCTGTTTCGTATCATTTCAGACAGCCTTCCCTTTGAACATGTACTAGGATTCTGCAGCCTGCCTGCTGACTTGGGACTGGGAGACTAAACATTTTCTGTCAAATGACATTTTCTGATTTTCTCTGGTGAAAATTATGTTTTATCAGCTACATAGTACATATTCAAATGTAGAACTTAGTAAAAGATGGCCGCATCAAATGTGGTTTAGAAGGTATCATCTTGTTGCAGGTAGTCTGCTTTTTCTCCGGTCTGCTTATGCCAGTTATGGGTGCACTATTCTTGTAAAATAAACGCTTATTTCTTCTTTTCAGGCATGTAATGAATTCACAACACACGTGGTCAACTTACTGCGAGAACAAAGTCGCACACGGCCCATCGCACCCAAGGAAATTGAAAGAATGGTGGCCATTATTCGTAAAAAGTTCTCTGCCATAGAAATGCAGCTGAAACAGAGCACGTGTGAAGCAGTCATGATTCTCAGATCCAGATTCCTTGATGCAAGGTaaggttttgtttattttattttttacctgTGGTTAGTTGGatttttgcttgttttcttgtgaGTGAATTCTAAATTGTGTTCTGggtaagaaagagaaaaagcaGGTCAGGTGCTATCCATATGATTTTACTTTTTAGCATTATATCATGTGCAAGGCACTGTGCAAGATAGAACTTAATTTGGTATAAATGCAAGTATAGCCAGGTGTAACTCTGGACATTGAGTAATGTTGATGGCGAATACAATTATTCCTAAGATGTTGTATTTTGCTTTTAATTTTAAAGATAAAGAGACTGAATGTGTCCAAGAGAGTTTTTAGTCTGTGAGAAAAAGGCAGACCATCCTTATTGATGTGTACCCAGGGAACATGGTATGAGTTTCTGATCATGATTCTGTCAGTAGGACTGGTACCACTGGTAttttaggcccaaaaaaaaagtctgtttgcggtaacataggccaaaaaaatagggtcggtaggtcaagattttttttttcctccaaaaaaccatatttttatgttattttgcaaaaaaaccaaaagattttttttttctttttcccaaatgccccaaaaaagtctagggtcgcgcgaaaaaaaatagggtcggtcgggttaccgtaaacagactatttttttgttttttggccttataccCAGGTGCACAGCTCTCATTGTCAGTGGGCCCATATCACTGACGCTTTGTCTGGGTGCAAGGCAATAACAAATGTCCTCCATAAATGTTCATTTGAATTTGTATTGTattacagtggacccccccttttaagacccccagtttaagacttcctccctctttagaccctgttttctcagactttctgttcataacctgtgtaattttacccccattataagactccctcctttttaagacctgacattttttggtaggtcttaaaaaaaagggggggggggtccactgtagttgtatatgtgaccctccaccacgaaatgagtcgcatgtcacctcgcgcggttctgcgctaggcttaatataagtccggggagtgtatggtaacagtgggAGGATCACCTTAGTCATAGCCtaataactcaaacagtttttgctcttttctaaaacggttttcaccactggatagagcataaaaatctcgttagaaaaatgtaaaaatatgaaattcatgcaaaggtgacatgcgactcatttcgtggtggagggtcacatattcccATTGCTGATGTTACTGACAGTCTTGTTTTCACAGTTGACTGTTTCTTGCAATATGGTGTCAAAATCGTGCTTGGTTTTACTGGTAGACTATGTGGTGTGTAGAAAGGACATTACAAATTATGTCAAGTTACGATTGAGTTTAGGGCGCAGTGAGCTCTTGTTCCTAACCTCAGCTAAGTTTTGGATGCTTACAGTTACATGTGAAAGAAATTTTGAGATACAAACAAAAGATGGCAGCAAGTCTTTGAATGTTTGTGTCATTTTTGCTGAGTTAGGAGGACACCAGTTACAGAACTTCGCAGGAGCTAAGCAGTGTTTCGGGTCTTTTTCAGTAAGAGGTAACACTAACAGGAGGTTTGTTTCAACTGTTTGTGCACAAAAGTTGCTCATAGTCATATGGACGATCTTAGAATCAAGTTTGATTGGTAGTCTTAGAGTTAAGCTTGAGAGTTTGGCTGTACTTGATAAGAAGAGCACTTGGTTGTGAATGAAAACCTGTATCAGTTATCATCTTGGTTGTTGTGAAGTTTTGAAGTAATGGCATAGATGTACTTCTGATTTATTTATGAACATGACAAAAATATATGAAATTAATAAATGTTGATCTGTTTACTGGCTACCCCTTGAAGGGTTAGCCAGTAGCCAGTAAAGATAGCCTACATTCAAGAACTGAAGGATTGAAAAATACAGACAATAATGGAAGAATAAACTTTtcaagaacaacaaaaatatggaCACAGGTACATCATTTTACTTGCTTGGCAGGTGATTTGTCAAGATCTGGGAAAACTgacacaatcataatacaaagCTTGCTCGCCGAATTTATGTGCAAATAACTTTTAGCACTCAGGAGAAAACCAATTGGCCCTGCGAGTCATAGATTTGTGTTggtttctgcttcttttgctcAGACGGAAAAGGCGGAATTTCACCAAGAATGGCACAGAACTTTTGAACGAATATTTCTACTCGCATCTGAGTAATCCGTACCCTAGCGAAGAGGCTAAAGAGGAACTTGCTCGTAAATGTGGGATTTCGGTCTCGCAGGTCAGTATCACCCAATGACACTTTGACCTCTAGaacttttctttttgtgtgtttttcattgccCCCCGTAGGCGGAAGAGGCGGAATTTCTCCAAACAATCATCCGAGGTGTTGAATGAATATTTCTACTCGCATCTGAGTAACCCATACCCTAGCGAAGAAGCTAAAGAGGAACTAGCGAGAAAATGCGGGATTTCGGTCTCGCAGGTCAGTATGACACTGGTTTTTttctgtatacatgtgtgtttttcattgtcCCCTGTAGACGGAAAAGGCGGAATTTCTCCAAACAATCATCCGAGGTGTTGAATGAATATTTCTACTCCCATGTGAGTAACCCCTACCCTAGCGAAGAAGCTAAAGAGGAACTAGCAAGAAAATGCGGGATTTCAGTCTCGCAGGTCAGTATAAACCAGTGACAGTGACcactgttttttttctgtttgtgtgtttttcattgtcCCTTGTAGACGGAAAAGGCGGAATTTCTCCAAACAATCTTCCGAGGTGTTGAATGAATATTTCTACTCTCATCTGAGTAATCCCTACCCTAGCGAAGAAGCTAAAGAGGAACTAGCAAGAAATTGCGGGATTACTGTTTCCCAGGTTAGTATCTGATCTCAGTCTTTTCTGTTTCTTCCCCATATAACTAAGGCGGGGAAAAACCAAAAGAACCATGCCAACTTTTTCTTTGATGTGTAGACAATTGGGTTCAAATTAACACCGAGTCAGTTTTTGAGTGTTTTAAATGAATGGCGATGTTATACAAAAGTAGTGTAAACATGCATTGGAGTTGttgaacatatatatataaccaCCACATTCTTAAATGTATCTCTTAATTCTAAGACTGTCCCCCAAAGCAGAGGATGAAAAAGATTAAGAAGTTCAGGAGTTTCTCCAATTATAAGTGCAGGATTACCATCCCCCACAGAAAACCCGTGttgtgtcttgtgtgttttgAAAATGATGTTTTGTGTACTATGTAGCATGCATAGTTAatatgtttgttttcttttgatgTCAGAAgtatattaatattattatcaaaGTGAATTGATTGAGTGTTACCATGTGTGTACGATGTAGGTTTCTAAAGAAAAGGGTGTATGTGtgatatttcttcttttttgtacTTGTCTGTCTCATCTGGTTTGATATTAAAATCATTGCTATCATTGTAAGGgcacaaacaaatattttttccaaaacgTTACTGAATCATTCACAAAAATGATCTTCTAAAATGAATACAATTTGCGTTTCATTTTAGTTCTGTGCAGGTGAAGTTGAGGGAGATCTACAAAGTTAACTATAGTTGGAAATAAAAAGGCTAGCTTCCGTTTTGTCTCTCTCATACAACAGGGTTAGAGGGAGATCTACAAAGTTAACTATAGTTGGAAATAAAAAGGCTAGCTTCCGTTTTGTCTCTCTCATACAACAGGGTTAGAGGGAGATCTACAAAGTTAACTATAGTTGGAAATAAAAAGGCTAGCTTCCGTTTTGTCTCTCTCATACAACAGGGTTAGAGGGAGATCTACAAAGTTAACTATAGTTGGAAATAAAAAGGCTAGCTTCCGTTTTGTCTCTCTCATACAACAGGGTTAATTTAGGTTCTTCGCTGTAGATAGAGCTGAGGGAGCCATACATAGAGTTTGAAAACATAGCTTCCAGTTTTGTCATCCAGTTGGGTTATTTTGTGTTACATTTTAGTTCTTCGCTGTAAGAAACAGCCGAGGGGGAATCTACAAGTAGAAAGTTAACTTTAGCAGAGAAAGAAGCGGCTTCCATTTTCCATTACTGGGCTGTCAGTCATGTGTGGGGTTATCGTGGCTTCATCATATTGGCACACAGtctcctcttcctctctctcaaaTTAGCTGCCGAGAACTCCAGCTGagaagagaaggggtgggggggggggggggggggcaagagaAGAAGAGGATGAGCACAGTGGAACCTTGcaacacctccgggacaacctgtgtcaggcctgtctgaaaacacctcccgGTGGAGGGATTTTGCAaccagcgcagtgaagataaagagtgAACATTTTTCTGGCAgtaagcaggatgtctctgaactggcAAGGTGTTTCAGAAAACTTCTTTCAACATTGTTCAGAATATGAACAGTtagtggaggggagggggtgagggATGTGTACAGAGTAACATTTCAGGGTAATTCTTTCAAACTTTAAGAACACATACAGCAAGAGGGTCTGGTGTGTAAtatttatatgaagtcttatatcgcgcgcatatctccagactcggactcaaggcgcagggatctatttatgccgtgtgagattgaattttttacacaatacatcacgcattcacatcgaccagcagatcgcagccatttcggtgcatatcctacttttcacggcctattattccaagtcacacgggtattttggtggacattttttttatctatgcctatacaattttgccaggaaagatccttttgtcaatcgtgggatctttaacgtgcacaccccaatgtagtgtacacgaagggacctcggtttttcgtctcatccgaaagactagcacttgaacccaccacctaggttaggaaaggggggagaaaattgctaacgccctgacccagggtcgaactcgcttccgagcgcaagtgcgttaccactcggccacccagtccttatatatttacagaaataaagaaagctgAAATGAGAAAACAAAGAATTAGGTCCGAGAAAGAGAAAGGTAtaaacagacctgggaacccatacaattttgccgtattttgtacgcatgattgtcaaGAATACGATtggtacggtcagtgggaaaaaataCAACGAGAACAATTCCtatacttttcttcacaagcacatcctgaagccgatccagcGTTTtaacacatgattacagtttttgtcagtaaacattgaaagaagcatttgttttaaacgtaTTGGTAAATTTGATTAACGGTGTGACAGACTAgtcgcgtgtgaagcatgtttgaatcacaGATGTTCAAATGATGTGTGGAGTTCGCTCATTTTTctaaaaatacaccaagttggtttgagaatactccaagtgcaaaacaggggttcccagatCTGTATAAAGTGTAGGAGATTTTCTTCAAGGAATTTATGTTCTGTTCCATGTGTTCTGTTAAGTGTTATGAAATTGAATACATCTGAAACCCGAAGGAGCTTATAAATAAGAATGGAAAGAAATGTCAGTATACAAGGCTTTCAAACtaattagttttgtttgtagtTAGTCTTAAGTCCATCCAGCTTTCCTTCTGTTCTTTTTCTATGAATAATTAAAGAAAGTATGGAGTAGCCTTGTGTGTCACTCAACTACTTACTGTCTGTGGTGTCCTGTACAATGGAGTTAAAGTGTAATAGTAGTACCATGTGACTGTCTTGTATTCGGTGCCTTGAGAGTTGAGTGTGTCTTATTcttaattgttttgtttgtttgttcgttcatgggctgaaactcccggcccacggcttttacgtgtatgaccgtttttaccccgccatttaggcagccatacgccactttcggaggaagtatgctgggtattttcgtgtttctataacccaccgaactctgacatggattacaggatcttttccgtgcgcacttggtcttgtgcttgactcagagttgactgagaaataaatctctcgccgaacgtggggatgaactcacgctgacagcggccaactggatacaaatccagcgcgctaggGACTGGTCTTATTCTTAATGAAATTTAATCTGAGGTCAATGAGAAAAGGGATTGATGGAAGAGTAGCAGAACTGAATCACTCTGGGAATCAGTGTCTTTGCAGCTAGcttctgctgaagggacattaaaacccaaaaaacaagtGTCTTTGCAGCTAGcttctgctgaagggacattaaaacccataAAACAAGTGTCTTTGCAGCTAGcttctgctgaagggacattaaaacccaaaaaacaagtGTCTTTGCTAGAGATGATTCTAGACACTATAAAAAGTACTAATGAGAACATTTAAACTGTTGTGGACAATAAAAGAGAACATTTTAGAAGTCAAACAGTGAAGAACAGCTAAGATCTGACAATAGACGGGCGTTGTggtggggtggtaagacgtcggcctcctaatcggaaggtcgagggtttgaatcctggccgcggccgcctggtgggttaagtgtggagattttttcgatctcccaggtcaacttatgtgcagacctgctagtggcttatcccccttcgtgtgtacacgcaagcacaagaccaagtgcgcacgtaaaagatcctgtaatccatgtcagagttcggtgggttatagaaacacgaaaatacccagcatgcttcctccgaaagcggcgtatggctgcctaaatggcggggtaaaaacggtcatacacgtaaaattccactcgtgcaaaaacacgagtgtacgtg is part of the Littorina saxatilis isolate snail1 linkage group LG15, US_GU_Lsax_2.0, whole genome shotgun sequence genome and harbors:
- the LOC138948443 gene encoding pre-B-cell leukemia transcription factor 1-like isoform X8; amino-acid sequence: MDDQQRLMHSQAMASVVPQPGAYDAMQQPGVGDPDQRKQEIGDVLQQIMTITDQSLDEAQARSVDRKHTLNCHRMKPALFSVLCEIKEKTVLSIRNTQEEEPPDPQLMRLDNMLIAEGVAGPEKGGGSSAAASATAAASGGQPESAIEHSDYRAKLAQIRQIYHTELEKYEQACNEFTTHVVNLLREQSRTRPIAPKEIERMVAIIRKKFSAIEMQLKQSTCEAVMILRSRFLDARRKRRNFSKQSSEVLNEYFYSHLSNPYPSEEAKEELARKCGISVSQVSNWFGNKRIRYKKNIGKAQEEANLYAAKAASAASAQQLVQAVSDPSSPGSGYGLPSQGMGGQQGGMYMSLNGDNYQGGDNSVGANVQSQ
- the LOC138948443 gene encoding pre-B-cell leukemia transcription factor 1-like isoform X9; protein product: MDDQQRLMHSQAMASVVPQPGAYDAMQQPGVGDPDQRKQEIGDVLQQIMTITDQSLDEAQARSVDRKHTLNCHRMKPALFSVLCEIKEKTVLSIRNTQEEEPPDPQLMRLDNMLIAEGVAGPEKGGGSSAAASATAAASGGQPESAIEHSDYRAKLAQIRQIYHTELEKYEQACNEFTTHVVNLLREQSRTRPIAPKEIERMVAIIRKKFSAIEMQLKQSTCEAVMILRSRFLDARRKRRNFSKQSSEVLNEYFYSHLSNPYPSEEAKEELARKCGISVSQVSNWFGNKRIRYKKNIGKAQEEANLYAAKAASAASAQQLVQAVSDPSSPGSGYGLPSQGMGGQQGGMYMSLNGDNYQGGDNS